CGCATTCGTCGCCGATCTGGCAGCGGAGCATTTCATCGACCGCGTGGGGAAGCATTTCGTCGGACGACGTGCGCAACTGGCCGAACTGGCGCCCTGGCTCGACGGTGTCTCCTCGGAAGGGCTGCGGGTCGTCACCGGCGCGCCGGGCGCCGGGAAGTCCGCCCTCCTGGGCGCGCTGGTGTGCGCCGGCCATCTGCAGATCGTCGCGGCGGCGCCGGACATCCGTGCCCACTTGGCCGCGCAACATCCCGACGGGACCCCCTCACCCAATCCGCTGCTGGCGGCAATCCATGCCAGGGGGCGCAGCCTCGACGACGTCCTGGCCTCGCTGTCCACCCAGTGGTGGCCGGAGCCCCGTGCGGAGTTGCGCACGGCTTCCGAGCTGATCGAGGCGGTGTGCGCGCTGCCGCAGGCGCCAGCCCTCGTCTTCGACGCCTTGGACGAGGCCGATCTTCCGTCGGACATGGTCGATCGCCTGCTGATTCCGTTGGCAAAGGCGGTGCGGCCGGACGGCAGCGCCGCCTGCCGGTTGCTGGTCGGCACCCGCAGGGGCGCCCGGTTCGGGGAACTGCTCGGCCTTGCCCGCAGGCGGGGTGTGCTCATCGATCTGGACGATGTGCCGCCGGCGGAGCTCGGGGCCGACCTCGCACAACACATCTCCTGGCGCCTTGCCGACCTCCCCGCCTATCGGGAACCTGATCGGCGGACCGTGCGCGGCGTCCTCGCGCGAACGATCGCGGCCACCCTCGCGGGGGATGCCGAGCGTCATCGCCAATGGGGTCCTTTCCTGGTGGCGCAGATCTTCGGGCGGGCGCTGGAATCGCTGGAGGCGCCACGGAGCACGGAGGAGGCCGTCAGGCTCGGTGAGCGGGTGCCCCGGACCCTGCCCGAGGTCCTGGAGCTCGAACTCAGCCTCCACCCGGACAGTTCGCGGCTGCGCGCCGTCCTCGCCACCGTCGCCTGGTCCAAGGGGGAGGGATTCCCCATCGACGCCATCACAGCCGTCGCTCCGGAGTTCGACCCGGGGGTCACCGATGACAACGTCCGGCTACTGCTCGAAGCGGGCCGCTTCTATCTGCGCACGGGCGTGGAGCTTGACGGCTCCACACTGTTCCGGCTCTTCCACCAAGGGCTCGCCGACCACCTCAAGGCGGCACCCCACCTTCCACACACCCATCAGGGGAGCTTATGAGGATTCTGGGAATTCACGGCATCGGCAACTACCGCCCCGGCGAAAGCCCGGAGACCGCCACCGAACAGCTCTCGTCGATCTGGGCCAAGCAACTGGCGGCGGGGGCGGACCGAGCCGGCCGAGCCTGGGAAGTCGAGACCGTCTACTACGCGGACCTGCTGAGAGCGCCCGGCCGGCAGGGGGACGACAGCGAGCTCGACGACATGTCAGCCGAGGAGGAGGAGCTGCTACGGCTGTTCCTCCCC
The sequence above is a segment of the Kitasatospora sp. NBC_00240 genome. Coding sequences within it:
- a CDS encoding AAA family ATPase gives rise to the protein MADLMPRLEAAYKNLSFQVRPVLNPDRRTVLRSWDDALQDGTGIVHVISHGTTSLADGARSRQAEDSEQLCMVPSCGDAGFGTNVTDWIRHAHRRPRPTLFVVDLCRAGRAARIGHLTQVQEAELHAWVIAATGPDEPTYDGLFSTAVAEVLEEIAKNGLDTSESLRFVRWDRVTRAIQQRLELSGGRQRIHTTKVDTSQPLPELPFFPNPNWRDDPRTQRLRALGPPIRAFVADLAAEHFIDRVGKHFVGRRAQLAELAPWLDGVSSEGLRVVTGAPGAGKSALLGALVCAGHLQIVAAAPDIRAHLAAQHPDGTPSPNPLLAAIHARGRSLDDVLASLSTQWWPEPRAELRTASELIEAVCALPQAPALVFDALDEADLPSDMVDRLLIPLAKAVRPDGSAACRLLVGTRRGARFGELLGLARRRGVLIDLDDVPPAELGADLAQHISWRLADLPAYREPDRRTVRGVLARTIAATLAGDAERHRQWGPFLVAQIFGRALESLEAPRSTEEAVRLGERVPRTLPEVLELELSLHPDSSRLRAVLATVAWSKGEGFPIDAITAVAPEFDPGVTDDNVRLLLEAGRFYLRTGVELDGSTLFRLFHQGLADHLKAAPHLPHTHQGSL